One window of the Trifolium pratense cultivar HEN17-A07 linkage group LG2, ARS_RC_1.1, whole genome shotgun sequence genome contains the following:
- the LOC123907897 gene encoding protein NARROW LEAF 1-like isoform X1 → MNRNRLGLRVHHSGSTQSEESALDLERNYYGHPNQSSSPLHLHSFAVGVQHSESNAAYFSWPTLSRWNDAAEDRANYFGNLQKGVLPETLGRLPSGQQATSLLELMTIRAFHSKILRRFSLGTAIGFRIRGGVLTDIPAILVFVAHKVHRQWLNHVQCLPAALEGPGGVWCDVDVVEFSYYGAPAQTPKEQLYTELADGLRGSDSCVGSGSQVASQETYGTLGAIVRSRTGSREVGFLTNRHVAVDLDYPNQKMFHPLPPSLGPGVYLGAVERATSFITDDLWYGIFAGTNPETFVRADGAFIRFAEDFNMTNVITSIRGVGDIGEVHVIDLQSPINSLIGRQVIKVGRSSGLTTGTIMAYALEYNDEKGICFLTDFLVVGENQQTFDLEGDSGSLILLTGQNREKPRPVGIIWGGTANRGRLKLRVGQPPENWTSGVDLGRLLDLLELDLVTTNEALHAAVQEERIGSTAGIGSTVGESSPVVPVKEKLEESFEPFCLNMQQVLVEEEPSNIVKPSLSPCEFLTRNEIETVPNVEHQFIPTSFAGKSPAHQSYLKEDLEFKSLSELRNEPDEDNFVSLHLGEPEAKRRKHLNASSSSKS, encoded by the exons ATGAATCGGAATCGATTGGGCTTGAGAGTTCACCATTCAGGATCAACTCAATCGGAGGAGTCGGCGCTGGACCTAGAAAGAAACTACTATGGTCATCCTAATCAATCGTCCAGCCCTCTACACTTACACAGTTTTGCGGTGGGTGTTCAGCATTCCGAAAGCAATGCAGCTTACTTTTCTTGGCCTACATTGAGTCGCTGGAATGACGCAGCAGAAGACAGGGCCAACTATTTTGGAAATCTTCAAAAGGGAGTGCTACCTGAAACTTTGGGCCGGTTGCCGTCAGGACAGCAAGCTACATCATTGCTTGAACTTATGACTATTAGGGCATTTCATAGTAAGATTTTACGAAGGTTCAGTCTTGGCACTGCAATTGGATTTCGTATCAGAGGAGGTGTTTTGACGGATATTCCAGCAATTCTTGTCTTTGTTGCTCATAAAGTTCATAGGCAATGGCTCAACCATGTTCAGTGCCTACCTGCTGCCCTTGAG GGTCCAGGAGGTGTTTGGTGTGACGTGGATGTTGTGGAGTTCTCCTATTACGGTGCACCTGCACAAACTCCTAAAGAACAATTATATACGGAGCTTGCTGATGGCTTAAGGGGAAGCGATTCATGTGTTGGCTCTGGTTCTCAGGTTGCAAGTCAAGAGACGTATGGAACCTTAGGTGCTATTGTTAGAAGCCGAACGGGAAGTCGAGAAGTTGGTTTTCTAACAAATCGACATGTGGCTGTTGATTTGGACTATCCAAATCAGAAGATGTTTCATCCGTTGCCACCTAGTCTTGGACCTGGTGTATATCTTGGTGCTGTTGAGAGAGCAACATCATTTATTACTGATGATCTTTGGTATGGCATTTTTGCTGGAACAAACCCAg AAACATTTGTGCGAGCTGATGGTGCATTCATCCGATTTGCAGAAGATTTTAATATGACCAATGTAATTACATCTATAAGAGGTGTGGGTGATATTGGTGAAGTCCATGTCATAGATTTGCAGTCTCCAATTAACAGTCTTATTGGTAGACAAGTGATTAAAGTTGGAAGAAGTTCTGGTTTGACTACAGGGACTATAATGGCCTATGCCCTCGAGTATAATGATGAGAAAGGTATTTGTTTTCTCACTGATTTTCTTGTTGTCGGTGAGAACCAGCAGACGTTTGACCTTGAAGGTGACAGTGGAAGCCTCATTCTCTTGACTGGTCAGAATAGGGAGAAGCCACGTCCTGTTGGTATTATCTGGGGCGGGACAGCTAATCGGGGTCGTTTGAAACTACGAGTTGGTCAACCCCCTGAGAATTGGACAAGTGGTGTTGACCTTGGACGGCTTCTTGATCTCCTTGAACTTGATCTTGTAACAACAAATGAAGCACTCCACG CTGCGGTGCAAGAGGAAAGAATTGGCTCTACTGCTGGAATTGGTTCTACAGTTGGAGAATCATCTCCCGTTGTGCCAGTGAAAGAAAAGCTTGAAGAGAGCTTCGAGCCTTTTTGCTTAAATATGCAACAAGTTCTAGTTGAAGAAGAACCATCTAATATAGTGAAACCATCATTAAGTCCCTGTGAATTTCTTACGAGAAATGAGATCGAAACAGTTCCAAATGTAGAACACCAGTTCATACCAACTAGTTTTGCAGGCAAATCCCCAGCTCATCAAAGCTACCTAAAAGAAGACTTGGAATTCAAAAGTCTCTCCGAACTTAGGAATGAACCCGATGAAGATAATTTTGTTTCCTTGCATTTAGGAGAACCTGAAGCGAAGAGAAGAAAACATTTGAATGCTTCCTCGTCATCAAAGAGTTAA
- the LOC123907897 gene encoding protein NARROW LEAF 1-like isoform X2, whose product MFSAYLLPLRWGILVLLAMLQGPGGVWCDVDVVEFSYYGAPAQTPKEQLYTELADGLRGSDSCVGSGSQVASQETYGTLGAIVRSRTGSREVGFLTNRHVAVDLDYPNQKMFHPLPPSLGPGVYLGAVERATSFITDDLWYGIFAGTNPETFVRADGAFIRFAEDFNMTNVITSIRGVGDIGEVHVIDLQSPINSLIGRQVIKVGRSSGLTTGTIMAYALEYNDEKGICFLTDFLVVGENQQTFDLEGDSGSLILLTGQNREKPRPVGIIWGGTANRGRLKLRVGQPPENWTSGVDLGRLLDLLELDLVTTNEALHAAVQEERIGSTAGIGSTVGESSPVVPVKEKLEESFEPFCLNMQQVLVEEEPSNIVKPSLSPCEFLTRNEIETVPNVEHQFIPTSFAGKSPAHQSYLKEDLEFKSLSELRNEPDEDNFVSLHLGEPEAKRRKHLNASSSSKS is encoded by the exons ATGTTCAGTGCCTACCTGCTGCCCTTGAGGTGGGGAATTTTGGTTCTTCTGGCTATGTTGCAG GGTCCAGGAGGTGTTTGGTGTGACGTGGATGTTGTGGAGTTCTCCTATTACGGTGCACCTGCACAAACTCCTAAAGAACAATTATATACGGAGCTTGCTGATGGCTTAAGGGGAAGCGATTCATGTGTTGGCTCTGGTTCTCAGGTTGCAAGTCAAGAGACGTATGGAACCTTAGGTGCTATTGTTAGAAGCCGAACGGGAAGTCGAGAAGTTGGTTTTCTAACAAATCGACATGTGGCTGTTGATTTGGACTATCCAAATCAGAAGATGTTTCATCCGTTGCCACCTAGTCTTGGACCTGGTGTATATCTTGGTGCTGTTGAGAGAGCAACATCATTTATTACTGATGATCTTTGGTATGGCATTTTTGCTGGAACAAACCCAg AAACATTTGTGCGAGCTGATGGTGCATTCATCCGATTTGCAGAAGATTTTAATATGACCAATGTAATTACATCTATAAGAGGTGTGGGTGATATTGGTGAAGTCCATGTCATAGATTTGCAGTCTCCAATTAACAGTCTTATTGGTAGACAAGTGATTAAAGTTGGAAGAAGTTCTGGTTTGACTACAGGGACTATAATGGCCTATGCCCTCGAGTATAATGATGAGAAAGGTATTTGTTTTCTCACTGATTTTCTTGTTGTCGGTGAGAACCAGCAGACGTTTGACCTTGAAGGTGACAGTGGAAGCCTCATTCTCTTGACTGGTCAGAATAGGGAGAAGCCACGTCCTGTTGGTATTATCTGGGGCGGGACAGCTAATCGGGGTCGTTTGAAACTACGAGTTGGTCAACCCCCTGAGAATTGGACAAGTGGTGTTGACCTTGGACGGCTTCTTGATCTCCTTGAACTTGATCTTGTAACAACAAATGAAGCACTCCACG CTGCGGTGCAAGAGGAAAGAATTGGCTCTACTGCTGGAATTGGTTCTACAGTTGGAGAATCATCTCCCGTTGTGCCAGTGAAAGAAAAGCTTGAAGAGAGCTTCGAGCCTTTTTGCTTAAATATGCAACAAGTTCTAGTTGAAGAAGAACCATCTAATATAGTGAAACCATCATTAAGTCCCTGTGAATTTCTTACGAGAAATGAGATCGAAACAGTTCCAAATGTAGAACACCAGTTCATACCAACTAGTTTTGCAGGCAAATCCCCAGCTCATCAAAGCTACCTAAAAGAAGACTTGGAATTCAAAAGTCTCTCCGAACTTAGGAATGAACCCGATGAAGATAATTTTGTTTCCTTGCATTTAGGAGAACCTGAAGCGAAGAGAAGAAAACATTTGAATGCTTCCTCGTCATCAAAGAGTTAA